From the Streptomyces nigrescens genome, one window contains:
- the coaE gene encoding dephospho-CoA kinase, which yields MVKVGLTGGIGAGKSEVSRLLASYGAVIVDADKIAREVVEPGTPGLAAVVEEFGDDVLAPDGTLDRPKLGGIVFSDPEKLKALNAIVHPLVGARSAELEASAGPDAVVVHDVPLLTENGLAPLYDLVVVVDAAPQTQLDRLVRLRGMAEDEAKSRMAAQATREQRLAVADLVIDNDGPLKALEPQVRAVWERLRTD from the coding sequence ATGGTGAAGGTGGGGCTGACCGGCGGAATCGGCGCGGGCAAGAGTGAGGTTTCGCGACTGCTGGCGTCGTACGGCGCGGTGATCGTGGACGCGGACAAGATCGCACGCGAGGTCGTCGAGCCGGGTACGCCCGGACTGGCGGCAGTGGTCGAGGAGTTCGGCGACGATGTCCTCGCGCCGGACGGCACGCTGGACCGGCCGAAGCTGGGCGGGATCGTGTTCTCCGACCCGGAGAAGCTCAAGGCGCTGAACGCGATCGTGCATCCGCTGGTCGGGGCACGGTCGGCCGAACTCGAAGCATCGGCAGGCCCGGACGCGGTGGTGGTACACGACGTCCCGCTGCTGACGGAGAACGGGCTGGCACCGCTGTACGACCTGGTGGTGGTCGTCGATGCCGCACCACAGACCCAGCTGGACCGCTTGGTACGGCTGCGGGGCATGGCGGAGGACGAGGCGAAGTCCCGGATGGCGGCCCAGGCGACCCGCGAACAGCGGCTGGCGGTCGCGGATCTGGTCATCGACAACGACGGACCGCTGAAGGCGCTGGAACCCCAGGTCCGCGCAGTATGGGAGCGGCTGCGGACCGACTGA
- a CDS encoding PAC2 family protein, with translation MLDPQGLYEWEPSGLAEVEALASRDSAGLVLLYHFDGYIDAGETGDQIVERLLDGLPNEVVARFDHDRLVDYRARRPLLTFERSRWTAYETPSIELRLVRDTTDAPFLLLSGPEPDVEWERFAGAVKEIVERLGVRLSVNFHGIPMGVPHTRPVGITPHGNRTDLMPGHGGFFDEAQVPGSAEALIEFRLAEAGHDVLGVAAHVPHYIARSAYPDAALTALEAVTAATGLVLPGAAHSLRTEALRTQEEIERQISEGDEELVALVSGLEHQYDAVAGAESRGNLVAEPVELPSADEIGRDFERFLAEREGDGGAGG, from the coding sequence GTGTTGGATCCCCAGGGTTTGTACGAATGGGAGCCGAGCGGGCTCGCGGAGGTCGAGGCGCTTGCCTCCAGGGACTCCGCCGGACTGGTGCTGCTGTACCACTTCGACGGGTACATCGACGCCGGCGAGACCGGCGACCAGATCGTGGAACGACTGCTGGACGGCCTGCCGAACGAGGTCGTCGCCCGCTTCGACCACGACCGCCTCGTCGACTACCGCGCCCGCCGCCCCCTGCTCACCTTCGAGCGCAGCCGCTGGACCGCCTACGAGACCCCGAGCATCGAGCTGCGGCTCGTACGGGACACCACAGATGCGCCGTTCCTGCTGCTGTCCGGACCCGAACCGGACGTCGAGTGGGAGCGCTTCGCGGGCGCCGTGAAGGAGATCGTGGAGCGGCTCGGCGTGCGCCTCTCGGTGAACTTCCACGGCATCCCCATGGGCGTCCCGCACACCCGCCCCGTAGGCATCACCCCGCACGGCAACCGCACCGATCTGATGCCCGGCCACGGCGGCTTCTTCGATGAGGCGCAGGTGCCCGGCAGCGCGGAGGCACTGATCGAATTCCGGCTGGCGGAGGCGGGACACGATGTCCTGGGGGTGGCGGCGCATGTACCGCACTACATCGCCCGGTCCGCGTACCCGGATGCCGCACTGACCGCTCTGGAGGCCGTGACGGCCGCGACCGGCCTGGTGCTTCCGGGCGCCGCGCATTCGCTGCGTACGGAGGCGCTGCGGACGCAGGAGGAGATCGAGCGGCAGATCTCGGAGGGCGACGAGGAGCTGGTCGCGCTGGTCAGCGGGCTGGAGCATCAGTACGACGCGGTGGCCGGGGCGGAGAGCCGGGGCAATCTGGTGGCCGAGCCGGTGGAACTGCCGTCGGCCGACGAGATCGGCAGGGACTTCGAGCGCTTCCTGGCGGAGCGGGAGGGCGACGGCGGAGCGGGCGGGTGA
- a CDS encoding class I SAM-dependent methyltransferase gives MNQDHEPEATRRDASDTESSRASRGWWDRNADEYQSEHGAFLGDDRFIWGPEGLDEAEAALLGPAAELKGRRILEIGAGAAQCSRWLAAQGALPVALDLSHRQLQHALRIAGGADDATELVEADAGALPFRDHSFDLACSAYGALPFVADPVRVLREVRRVLRPGGRFVFSVSHPLRWAFPDEPGPEGLSVSASYFDRTPYVEQDESGRAVYVEHHRTLGDRVRDVVAAGFRLEDLVEPEWPGWNTQEWGGWSPLRGHLIPGTAIFVCTAEA, from the coding sequence ATGAACCAAGACCACGAGCCCGAGGCGACCCGCCGTGACGCCTCGGACACCGAAAGCAGCCGGGCCAGCCGTGGATGGTGGGACCGCAACGCCGACGAGTACCAGAGCGAGCACGGCGCGTTCCTGGGGGACGACCGGTTCATCTGGGGCCCCGAGGGGCTGGACGAGGCGGAGGCCGCGCTGCTCGGGCCGGCCGCCGAGCTGAAGGGGCGGCGGATCCTGGAGATCGGGGCCGGCGCGGCGCAGTGTTCCCGCTGGCTGGCGGCGCAGGGCGCGCTCCCGGTGGCGCTGGACCTCTCCCACCGGCAGCTACAGCACGCGCTGCGGATCGCCGGCGGGGCGGACGATGCCACCGAGCTGGTGGAGGCGGACGCCGGGGCGCTGCCGTTCCGCGACCACAGCTTCGACCTCGCCTGCTCCGCCTATGGGGCGCTGCCCTTCGTCGCCGATCCGGTGCGGGTGCTGCGGGAGGTGCGCCGGGTGCTGCGGCCGGGTGGCCGGTTCGTCTTCTCCGTCTCCCACCCCCTCCGGTGGGCCTTCCCCGACGAGCCGGGGCCCGAGGGGCTGTCGGTGTCGGCCTCCTATTTCGACCGCACGCCGTATGTGGAGCAGGACGAGTCCGGGCGGGCCGTATATGTGGAGCACCACCGGACGCTGGGCGACCGGGTGCGGGACGTGGTGGCCGCCGGGTTCCGGCTGGAGGATCTCGTCGAACCGGAATGGCCCGGGTGGAACACCCAGGAGTGGGGCGGCTGGTCCCCGCTGCGCGGGCATCTGATCCCGGGGACGGCGATCTTCGTGTGCACGGCGGAGGCTTAA
- the rpsA gene encoding 30S ribosomal protein S1, with amino-acid sequence MTSSTETTATTPQVAVNDIGNEEAFLAAIDETIKYFNDGDIVDGVIVKVDRDEVLLDIGYKTEGVIPSRELSIKHDVDPNEVVAVGDEIEALVLQKEDKEGRLILSKKRAQYERAWGTIEKIKEEDGIVTGTVIEVVKGGLILDIGLRGFLPASLVEMRRVRDLQPYVGKELEAKIIELDKNRNNVVLSRRAWLEQTQSEVRQTFLTTLQKGQVRSGVVSSIVNFGAFVDLGGVDGLVHVSELSWKHIDHPSEVVEVGQEVTVEVLDVDMDRERVSLSLKATQEDPWQQFARTHQIGQVVPGKVTKLVPFGAFVRVDEGIEGLVHISELAERHVEIPEQVVQVNDEIFVKVIDIDLERRRISLSLKQANESFGADPSAVEFDPTLYGMAASYDDQGNYIYPEGFDPETNDWLEGYEAQREAWENQYAEAQQRFEQHQAQVIKSREADEQAAAEGAAAPAAQGGGQAGGGNAGGGGSYSSESADNSGALASDEALAALREKLAGGQS; translated from the coding sequence ATGACGAGCAGCACCGAGACCACCGCCACCACCCCGCAGGTTGCGGTCAACGACATCGGTAACGAGGAAGCTTTCCTCGCCGCGATCGACGAGACGATCAAGTACTTCAACGACGGCGACATCGTCGACGGCGTCATCGTGAAGGTCGACCGGGACGAGGTCCTGCTCGACATCGGTTACAAGACCGAAGGCGTCATCCCGAGCCGCGAGCTCTCGATCAAGCACGACGTCGACCCCAATGAGGTCGTTGCCGTCGGCGACGAGATCGAGGCCCTGGTCCTCCAGAAGGAGGACAAGGAAGGCCGCCTGATCCTCTCGAAGAAGCGTGCCCAGTACGAGCGCGCCTGGGGCACCATCGAGAAGATCAAGGAAGAGGACGGGATCGTCACCGGTACCGTCATCGAGGTCGTCAAGGGTGGTCTCATCCTCGACATCGGCCTCCGTGGCTTCCTCCCGGCCTCCCTGGTCGAGATGCGCCGCGTCCGCGACCTTCAGCCCTACGTGGGCAAGGAGCTCGAGGCCAAGATCATCGAGCTGGACAAGAACCGCAACAACGTGGTCCTGTCCCGCCGTGCCTGGCTGGAGCAGACCCAGAGCGAGGTCCGCCAGACCTTCCTCACCACCCTCCAGAAGGGCCAGGTGCGCTCCGGCGTCGTCTCCTCCATCGTCAACTTCGGTGCCTTCGTGGACCTGGGCGGCGTCGACGGTCTCGTCCACGTCTCCGAGCTGTCCTGGAAGCACATCGACCACCCGTCCGAGGTCGTCGAGGTCGGCCAGGAGGTCACGGTCGAGGTCCTGGACGTCGACATGGACCGCGAGCGCGTCTCCCTGTCGCTCAAGGCGACCCAGGAAGACCCGTGGCAGCAGTTCGCCCGGACCCACCAGATCGGTCAGGTCGTCCCGGGTAAGGTCACCAAGCTCGTTCCCTTCGGTGCGTTCGTGCGCGTCGACGAGGGCATCGAGGGCCTGGTCCACATCTCCGAGCTGGCCGAGCGCCACGTGGAGATCCCGGAGCAGGTCGTCCAGGTCAACGACGAGATCTTCGTCAAGGTCATCGACATCGACCTCGAGCGCCGTCGCATCAGCCTCTCGCTGAAGCAGGCCAACGAGTCCTTCGGTGCCGACCCGTCGGCGGTCGAGTTCGACCCGACCCTGTACGGCATGGCCGCGTCCTACGACGACCAGGGCAACTACATCTACCCCGAGGGCTTCGACCCCGAGACCAACGACTGGCTCGAGGGCTACGAGGCTCAGCGCGAGGCCTGGGAGAACCAGTACGCCGAGGCGCAGCAGCGCTTCGAGCAGCACCAGGCTCAGGTCATCAAGTCCCGCGAGGCCGACGAGCAGGCTGCGGCCGAGGGTGCCGCGGCACCGGCGGCGCAGGGTGGCGGCCAGGCCGGCGGCGGCAACGCCGGTGGCGGCGGCTCGTACTCCTCGGAGTCGGCGGACAACTCCGGCGCCCTGGCGTCGGACGAGGCGCTCGCCGCGCTCCGCGAGAAGCTGGCCGGCGGCCAGAGCTGA
- a CDS encoding tetratricopeptide repeat protein — translation MPESSPETHVIDFRAAEQLLAARDPRGAIRLLDSVITAHPENTAARLLRARAFFLAAQLRPAELEFQIVLEREPDNAFAHFALGRTLERAGRSDEALRHFRLAAALEPSPEFIEAARFARDTADGDGEGERDPGHRNRDPE, via the coding sequence GTGCCCGAGAGCAGTCCCGAGACGCATGTCATCGACTTCCGCGCCGCGGAGCAGCTGTTGGCGGCCCGCGACCCGCGTGGTGCGATCCGGCTGCTGGACTCGGTCATCACGGCGCACCCGGAGAACACCGCGGCCCGACTGTTGCGCGCCCGTGCCTTCTTCCTCGCCGCTCAACTGCGTCCAGCGGAACTCGAGTTCCAGATCGTGCTGGAACGCGAACCGGACAACGCCTTCGCGCACTTCGCGCTCGGCCGCACCTTGGAACGCGCCGGCCGGTCCGACGAGGCGCTGCGCCACTTCCGACTAGCCGCGGCTCTCGAGCCGAGCCCGGAGTTCATCGAAGCCGCCCGCTTCGCACGCGACACCGCCGATGGTGACGGCGAAGGCGAACGTGACCCTGGCCACCGGAACCGCGATCCGGAGTAG
- a CDS encoding cupin domain-containing protein, protein MTAAPSGIDANTPAIEPAPAAEPGSTSAADSPSAGEAAPASFVVNIPGIADDDLEPEPLDPSQIISGEPVVTGKVLWEAPDGQQIRGIWQITPGVVTDTEANELFVVVSGRATIEVEGGPVLEVGPGDACVLREGDRTRWTVHETLRKAYHISL, encoded by the coding sequence ATGACTGCTGCTCCTTCCGGCATTGACGCCAACACCCCTGCCATCGAGCCCGCCCCCGCCGCGGAGCCCGGCTCCACCTCCGCCGCCGATTCCCCCTCCGCCGGGGAGGCGGCGCCGGCCTCGTTCGTGGTCAACATCCCCGGCATCGCGGACGACGATCTGGAGCCGGAACCCCTGGACCCCTCCCAGATCATCTCCGGCGAACCGGTGGTGACGGGCAAGGTGCTGTGGGAGGCCCCCGACGGCCAACAGATCCGGGGAATCTGGCAGATCACTCCCGGGGTGGTGACGGACACCGAGGCCAATGAGCTGTTCGTGGTCGTCAGCGGACGCGCCACCATCGAGGTCGAGGGCGGCCCGGTGCTGGAGGTCGGCCCCGGTGACGCCTGCGTCCTGCGCGAGGGCGACCGCACGCGGTGGACCGTGCACGAGACGCTGCGCAAGGCGTACCACATCAGCCTGTAG